One Chaetodon trifascialis isolate fChaTrf1 chromosome 12, fChaTrf1.hap1, whole genome shotgun sequence DNA window includes the following coding sequences:
- the LOC139340380 gene encoding glutamine amidotransferase-like class 1 domain-containing protein 3, mitochondrial encodes MLTLLHRCGRNLVTVRTVQALNKSYYTTQMGKRVAVVLAGCGVYDGSEIHEASAVLVHLSRGGASVNMFAPNIDQMHVVNHLKGEPSEEKRNVLVESARLARGNIQDLSKLSVKDHDAIIFPGGFGAAKNLCTWAVQGKDCSVNDEVKATLQAFHGEGKPIGLCCISPVLAAKVFPGCEVTVGIEKDDKYPDTTGTAAAISELGCKHVSKSVSESHVDGKNKLVTTSAFMCNAPIHEVFDGIGAMVRDVLKLA; translated from the exons ATGCTCACCCTGCTGCACCGCTGTGGTCGTAACTTGGTGACTGTCAGGACAGTTCAGGCATTAAACAAAAGTTACTACACAACGCAGATGGGGAAGCGCGTGGCCGTGGTGTTGGCGGGCTGCGGAGTTTACGATGGCAGTGAGATCCATGAAGCCTCTGCTGTTTTGGTCCACCTGAGCAGAGGAGGTGCAAGT GTGAACATGTTTGCCCCCAACATCGACCAGATGCATGTGGTGAATCACTTGAAAGGCGAGCCGTCCGAGGAGAAGAGAAATGTGTTGGTGGAGAGCGCACGACTGGCCCGTGGAAACATCCAGGACCTGTCTAAACTCAGTGTCAAGGACCATGACGCCATTATATTCCCAG GTGGTTTCGGGGCTGCGAAGAACCTCTGTACATGGGCCGTGCAGGGGAAGGACTGCTCTGTGAACGACGAGGTCAAGGCCACGCTGCAGGCGTTCCACGGAGAGGGCAAACCCATCGGCCTCTGCTGCATCTCACCCGTCCTGGCTGCCAAGGTGTTTCCTGGCTGTGAGGTGACCGTCGGCATCGAGAAGGATGACAA GTACCCCGACACTACTGGCACTGCAGCGGCCATCAGCGAGTTGGGCTGCAAGCACGTGAGTAAGAGTGTCAGCGAGAGCCACGTGGACGGGAAGAACAAGCTGGTCACCACCTCTGCCTTCATGTGCAACGCCCCGATACATGAGGTATTTGACGGAATCGGAGCGATGGTGCGGGACGTGCTGAAACTGGCTTGA
- the cln5 gene encoding bis(monoacylglycero)phosphate synthase CLN5, with translation MTHAEAVVCLKLLFCLHVVAQFRDSGQQQWPVPYRRFDRRPAADSYCEALYPFCPTGDRDGRIPYMRDSDVISVYRLQTPVWEFKYGDLLGKFHIMHDAIGFSSSDTGANYTMEWYELFQLGNCTFPHLRPEVPAPFWCNQGAACFFEGIDDLHWSQNGTLEKLGEITGTQFNDMAQWVQDDNETGIYYETWTVRSDPGPNATVWFESYDCSQFVHRTYRKLTELGAKLSSRTQTNYTKIYLYSGEPTFLGNDSAIFGQPALKNLAVDIRTFYHTFRPHQSFIEFAISLLEAYKKVVLDKGFYLYYNFEYWHLPMKPPYVHITFEEVPLP, from the exons ATGACTCACGCGGAGGCTGTCGTGTGTTTAAAGTTGctcttctgtcttcatgttgtCGCTCAGTTCAGGGATAGTGGACAGCAGCAGTGGCCCGTCCCATACAG ACGGTTTGATCGCCGGCCTGCTGCGGACTCTTACTGTGAAGCTCTCTACCCATTCTGTCCCACTGGAGACCGAGATGGACGGATCCCCTACATGAGAGACAGCGACGTCATCTCAGTTTACCGACtgcaaacacctgtgtgggAATTCAAGTATGGAGATTTGCTGGGCAAATTT CATATCATGCATGATGCCATTGGGTTCAGCAGCTCAGACACGGGGGCCAACTACACCATGGAGTGGTACGAGCTCTTTCAGCTGGGTAACTGCACCTTCCCTCACCTCAGACCGGAGGTGCCGGCACCTTTCTGGTGCAACCAGGGAGCCGCCTGCTTCTTTGAAGGCATCGATGACTTACACTGGTCCCAAAatggcaccttggagaaactGGGAGAGATCACAG GAACCCAGTTTAATGACATGGCACAGTGGGTCCAGGACGACAATGAGACTGGGATCTACTATGAGACATGGACAGTTCGCTCTGACCCCGGCCCCAACGCCACAGTGTGGTTCGAGTCTTACGACTGTTCCCAGTTTGTCCACCGCACATACAGGAAACTGACTGAGCTGGGAGCCAAACTGTCCAGCAGAACTCAAACCAATTACACCAAGATCTACCTGTACAGCGGAGAGCCCACCTTCCTCGGCAACGACAGCGCCATATTTGGACAGCCTGCTCTGAAGAATCTGGCGGTGGACATCCGTACATTTTACCACACATTCAGACCACACCAGTCATTTATAGAGTTTGCCATCAGTCTATTGGAGGCTTACAAAAAGGTGGTGTTGGATAAGGGTTTCTACCTCTACTACAACTTTGAGTACTGGCATCTGCCAATGAAGCCTCCCTATGTGCACATCACATTTGAAGAGGTGCCTTTGCCTTAA